In Ignavibacteriales bacterium, the following proteins share a genomic window:
- a CDS encoding DUF4115 domain-containing protein has protein sequence MNLEQFGEELKKARLEKELSLMDISAETRISVQFLDAIERGQLQTLPQTYVRAFLREYALMTGLDPNDVMERYESARRESSSRKSETAVPRQNSLPEKTLEEDSEKKPFSLSPLQRNIAFGIFIAAAIGLVAILANMNRRSSSGNSVEEVPFDRVVRESEAASILQPVAAADSAPIAMTHQPDSLRLEMTTRDSVWINILIDGKTGGTYLFGPKRKRAWAAKERFVVTMGNAGSATFQLNGKDIGSLGRRGAVVRNAVISEANLKN, from the coding sequence ATGAACCTTGAACAATTTGGTGAAGAGCTGAAAAAGGCTCGCCTGGAAAAAGAATTATCGTTGATGGATATTTCTGCCGAGACGCGCATCAGTGTACAATTTCTCGATGCGATTGAGCGTGGACAGCTTCAGACTCTTCCTCAGACGTATGTACGCGCGTTTCTTCGTGAATATGCCTTGATGACCGGTCTTGATCCGAACGATGTTATGGAACGATATGAATCTGCTCGGCGGGAATCTTCCTCTCGAAAATCGGAAACTGCCGTGCCCCGGCAAAATTCTCTTCCAGAAAAGACACTTGAGGAGGACAGCGAGAAAAAACCGTTTTCGCTTTCACCTCTTCAACGTAATATTGCCTTCGGAATTTTCATTGCTGCAGCTATTGGCTTGGTTGCCATTCTGGCAAATATGAATAGAAGGTCGAGCTCCGGTAATTCTGTAGAAGAAGTTCCATTCGATCGCGTCGTGCGTGAAAGTGAAGCCGCATCAATTCTACAGCCCGTTGCCGCTGCTGATTCTGCTCCGATTGCCATGACACACCAACCCGATAGTTTGCGATTGGAGATGACCACCCGAGATTCGGTTTGGATTAATATTCTTATTGACGGCAAGACCGGCGGAACATATCTTTTTGGACCAAAAAGAAAACGAGCATGGGCTGCAAAAGAGCGCTTTGTCGTAACAATGGGAAATGCGGGCAGCGCAACGTTTCAATTAAACGGCAAAGATATTGGTTCTCTCGGCAGACGGGGAGCTGTCGTCCGCAACGCTGTCATTTCCGAAGCCAACCTTAAGAATTGA
- the ligA gene encoding NAD-dependent DNA ligase LigA has protein sequence MNSSIQKEIETLSRKILNHDYRYYILAQPIISDEEYDRLMRRLQELERQYPALATPDSPTQRVGGQITKEFSTVTHAVPMLSLSNSYSESEVRDFDRRVQETLENDTYRYVCELKFDGIAISLRYEDGVFVQGATRGDGTQGDDITQNLKTIRSIPLRLRSVRNGPRTLEVRGEAFMKRADFQRMNEERQLADEKIFVNPRNSAAGTLKLQDPKLVAQRPLNFVSYFLRTDDIELKSQHENLQLLRELGFPTSEHTTICPSIENVIEYWKEWERRRDELPFDIDGIVVKVNSLQQQERLGAVAKSPRWAVAFKFASRQAETRLKAIRLQVGRLGTITPVAELEPVFLGGSTVSRATLHNEDYIRELDIRLGDMVVVEKGGDVIPKVSGIHIEKRQASAKTFRFANQCPECHSKIFRSEGEANYYCENSECPAQVKGRIEHFASRGAMDIEGLGESVVDQFVHVGLLKNCSELYDLHTRQETILSLNRWGKKSTQNLLDAIEESKTRPFSRVIYALGLRHIGASIAQLLVDNFKTIEQLMAATETELQSLQGIGPQIAESVVRFFEVKHNRRIVARLQTAGVQMAAVKKLVHSVQKFSGKRFVLTGALATMTRDEAKQKIESLGGKVVASVSKNTDFVVVGTDAGSKLEKAQTHGIQLIDEKKFVNMLQNE, from the coding sequence ATGAATTCATCTATCCAAAAAGAAATTGAAACACTGAGCCGGAAAATCCTCAACCACGATTACCGGTACTATATCCTTGCCCAGCCAATAATATCGGATGAAGAATATGATAGATTAATGCGCCGCTTGCAGGAACTCGAGCGGCAGTATCCCGCACTGGCCACACCCGATTCTCCCACGCAGCGCGTAGGCGGTCAAATCACAAAAGAATTTTCCACGGTAACTCATGCTGTGCCAATGCTGAGTCTTTCCAATTCTTACAGCGAAAGCGAGGTACGTGACTTCGACCGGCGCGTGCAGGAAACATTGGAAAATGATACGTATCGATACGTATGCGAATTGAAATTCGACGGCATCGCAATTAGTCTGCGGTACGAGGACGGCGTTTTCGTGCAAGGCGCCACACGCGGCGATGGAACGCAGGGGGACGACATCACACAAAACCTAAAAACAATCCGTTCGATTCCCCTCCGACTTCGTTCTGTCCGAAATGGACCGCGCACATTGGAGGTACGCGGCGAAGCGTTTATGAAGCGAGCAGATTTCCAACGCATGAATGAGGAGCGCCAGCTTGCCGATGAAAAAATATTTGTTAATCCGCGTAATTCAGCAGCGGGAACATTAAAACTCCAAGATCCAAAACTCGTTGCACAACGGCCGTTGAATTTTGTCTCTTACTTCCTACGCACGGACGACATCGAATTGAAAAGTCAACACGAAAACCTGCAACTCCTCCGCGAACTCGGTTTCCCGACCAGTGAACATACAACGATATGCCCGTCTATAGAGAACGTGATTGAGTATTGGAAAGAATGGGAGCGCCGCCGCGACGAGCTCCCCTTTGATATAGATGGTATTGTTGTAAAAGTTAATTCTCTTCAACAACAGGAACGGCTTGGCGCTGTTGCGAAAAGCCCACGATGGGCAGTAGCATTTAAGTTTGCTTCCCGTCAAGCAGAGACACGGTTGAAAGCCATACGACTCCAAGTCGGACGACTCGGGACTATCACGCCTGTAGCGGAATTAGAGCCGGTATTTCTTGGCGGCAGTACTGTTTCCCGGGCAACACTCCATAACGAAGATTATATCCGTGAGTTAGATATTCGCCTTGGTGACATGGTGGTTGTAGAAAAAGGGGGCGATGTCATTCCCAAAGTCAGTGGTATTCATATTGAAAAACGGCAAGCGAGTGCAAAAACTTTCCGGTTTGCAAATCAATGTCCCGAATGTCATTCTAAAATATTCCGTTCTGAAGGCGAAGCGAATTACTACTGTGAGAACAGCGAGTGTCCTGCTCAAGTGAAAGGACGGATCGAACATTTCGCAAGCCGCGGAGCAATGGATATTGAAGGACTTGGGGAATCGGTGGTAGATCAGTTTGTCCATGTCGGCTTACTGAAGAATTGTTCCGAACTATACGATCTTCACACCCGTCAAGAAACCATTCTTTCGCTTAATCGATGGGGAAAGAAAAGTACTCAAAATTTGTTAGATGCCATTGAAGAAAGTAAAACACGCCCCTTTAGTAGAGTAATCTATGCACTTGGCCTGCGTCACATTGGTGCAAGTATTGCACAACTTTTAGTTGATAATTTCAAAACAATTGAGCAACTTATGGCGGCAACAGAAACCGAATTGCAATCTCTGCAAGGCATTGGCCCGCAGATTGCTGAAAGCGTTGTTCGATTCTTTGAGGTTAAGCACAACCGGCGAATTGTTGCTCGGCTGCAAACTGCTGGTGTTCAAATGGCAGCGGTCAAAAAGCTGGTTCATTCTGTGCAAAAATTCTCCGGAAAAAGATTTGTCCTTACCGGAGCACTGGCTACGATGACGCGTGATGAGGCGAAACAAAAAATCGAATCCCTCGGAGGAAAAGTAGTTGCCAGTGTCAGTAAAAACACTGATTTCGTTGTCGTTGGAACCGATGCCGGTTCAAAATTAGAGAAAGCGCAAACGCACGGCATCCAGTTGATTGATGAAAAGAAGTTTGTTAACATGTTACAGAACGAGTAG
- a CDS encoding STAS domain-containing protein, with amino-acid sequence MRFETKKKGNATILKVQERKLDATTSPELKGKFLMLCKPQLKELVIDLSDVEFCDSTGLSALLIAERQMRENNGIVKLVGVQKKVLSLLKISHLDRTFQIFDTLAKAAKG; translated from the coding sequence ATGCGTTTTGAAACCAAGAAAAAGGGAAATGCAACGATCCTCAAAGTCCAAGAGCGAAAGCTTGATGCGACTACTTCACCGGAACTCAAAGGAAAATTCCTGATGCTGTGCAAACCGCAGCTGAAGGAATTGGTGATAGACCTCTCCGATGTTGAGTTCTGCGACAGCACCGGCTTGAGCGCTTTGCTCATCGCCGAACGCCAGATGCGCGAGAATAACGGCATAGTAAAACTGGTTGGTGTACAAAAGAAAGTCCTTTCCCTTCTCAAAATTTCCCACCTCGACCGCACGTTTCAGATTTTTGATACTTTGGCGAAAGCAGCAAAAGGATAA
- the xerD gene encoding site-specific tyrosine recombinase XerD, which produces MKQASEQKLITTNLDRQIRNYLDFLRLEKNLSRNTLTSYKFDFTKYRGFLITIGIQTASDVSEEHISKFLAVLHREKLSPRSVARTLSTIRGFHRYLLGEEEVRDDPTQIIDSPKQEKNLPDVLNIFEVDEILKQPDTSHRLGIRDRAMLETLYATGIRVSELVNLKQSNLMIEDGLVLVYGKGSKERLVPIGRSARQWIEEYQKQSRVHLVKTGTSQDVLFLNVRGTKLTRDMIRKLVEKYSLAAGIGKKVHPHTFRHSFATHLLEGGADLRAVQEMLGHADISTTQIYTHIDREYLKEVHRTFHPRG; this is translated from the coding sequence GTGAAACAAGCGTCAGAACAAAAACTTATCACGACAAATCTTGACCGCCAAATTCGCAACTATTTAGATTTCCTTCGTCTCGAAAAAAACCTTTCGCGAAATACTTTGACATCGTATAAGTTCGATTTTACCAAGTACCGCGGTTTTCTTATTACTATCGGAATTCAGACAGCATCCGACGTATCGGAAGAGCATATCAGTAAATTTTTAGCTGTGCTGCATCGGGAGAAGCTTTCGCCGCGAAGTGTGGCACGCACACTCTCTACCATCCGCGGATTTCACCGCTACCTTCTTGGCGAGGAAGAGGTGAGGGACGATCCGACACAGATTATTGATTCACCCAAGCAGGAAAAAAATCTGCCGGATGTATTAAATATTTTTGAAGTGGATGAAATATTAAAACAACCGGATACGTCCCACCGGCTTGGTATCCGCGACCGCGCCATGCTCGAGACACTCTACGCGACAGGCATTCGAGTTTCAGAATTAGTGAATCTGAAACAGTCAAACCTTATGATTGAAGACGGCCTGGTGCTTGTCTATGGTAAAGGATCAAAAGAACGGTTAGTCCCCATTGGACGTTCGGCAAGGCAATGGATCGAAGAATATCAGAAACAATCTCGCGTGCATCTTGTTAAAACGGGCACGTCGCAGGATGTTCTCTTTTTGAATGTGCGCGGCACAAAGTTAACGCGTGATATGATTCGGAAATTAGTGGAAAAATATTCGTTAGCGGCAGGCATCGGAAAGAAAGTTCACCCGCATACATTCCGTCATTCGTTCGCAACACATTTGTTGGAAGGAGGTGCTGATCTCCGAGCTGTACAGGAAATGCTCGGCCATGCCGACATCTCTACAACGCAAATTTATACACACATCGACCGCGAGTATTTGAAAGAAGTTCACCGCACATTTCACCCGCGCGGATAA
- a CDS encoding S46 family peptidase: MKHVLLKYSFVSFVVVVILAGCSTQQATRSDMSRHIDLEKVQAGQYDTGKMWTFDFPPVDYFAKTYNFTPSKEWFDKARLSALRLPNCTASFVSEDGLVMTNHHCARSALDSVNREGERLTEAGFYAATLNDERKASNIFIDQLLVMEDVTKEVQEAFDSGATENAKVENRMAKMQEIQKRYAANYKTSAPQDSMVFSVVSFYNGGRYSLYGYKRYTDVRLVYAPEEMMAFFGGDPDNFTYPRYDFDCAFFRVYDNGTPLKTANFFRFSQDGAQEGEAVFVIGNPGRTNRLKTVAQLEYLRDVLYPTNIETYEKVGTIYSSYIAAHPEAKLKYLNTIFGLENSRKAVTGYLSGLQDPVMMAKKKDFEKKFHNATLDRPALNKKYGDPWSDIKQYQSELTELYPEFDALRLRGRNFPKYLSLTADLVNVANQSKDLIADSTRTKFYPSKLTPEVEKRLLAFRLGIMARALVGKDKAFDKLMAGRTPEQAAEDLSANSIIASKEKTQALLAETPDAILKSNDPLIAFVVAERMHINELQKGYSNINEKLQACEQMLGNAMYEVYGTQIPPDATFTLRIADGIVKRYEYNGTIAPPVTTFYGLYDRYYSFGMKDPWKLSERWMNPPAAFHMNTPMNFVSTNDITGGNSGSPLINKNLEVVGLAFDGNIESLPGDIIFDDTKNRTVSVHSAGLLEGLEKIYKTERIVKELRAGRIVQ; this comes from the coding sequence ATGAAACATGTTCTCTTGAAGTATAGTTTCGTGTCTTTTGTTGTCGTAGTGATTTTGGCGGGCTGTTCAACTCAGCAGGCAACGAGAAGCGATATGTCGCGTCATATCGATCTCGAAAAAGTTCAAGCCGGACAGTATGATACAGGCAAAATGTGGACGTTCGATTTCCCGCCCGTAGATTATTTTGCCAAGACATATAACTTTACTCCGTCAAAAGAGTGGTTTGATAAGGCGCGCTTATCTGCACTGCGTCTTCCAAATTGCACGGCATCATTCGTTTCGGAAGACGGTTTGGTCATGACAAATCATCATTGCGCCCGTTCTGCTTTGGATAGTGTGAATAGAGAAGGTGAACGGTTAACGGAAGCTGGATTCTACGCAGCTACATTGAATGACGAAAGGAAAGCATCCAACATCTTTATCGACCAATTGCTTGTGATGGAAGATGTTACGAAAGAAGTACAAGAAGCGTTTGACAGCGGTGCAACAGAAAACGCCAAGGTAGAAAATCGCATGGCAAAGATGCAGGAAATCCAGAAACGGTATGCAGCAAACTATAAAACGAGTGCCCCGCAAGATTCGATGGTGTTTAGTGTCGTTTCGTTCTACAATGGCGGGCGCTATTCACTGTATGGATACAAACGGTACACAGACGTACGTCTCGTGTACGCGCCGGAAGAGATGATGGCATTCTTCGGCGGTGATCCGGATAATTTCACCTATCCTCGGTATGATTTTGATTGCGCATTCTTCCGCGTTTATGATAACGGCACACCATTGAAGACTGCAAACTTTTTTCGATTCAGTCAGGATGGTGCGCAAGAAGGGGAAGCAGTGTTCGTGATCGGAAATCCCGGCAGAACGAACCGTTTGAAAACGGTGGCACAGTTAGAATATCTGCGTGATGTTTTGTATCCGACAAATATCGAGACGTATGAGAAGGTCGGAACAATCTATTCATCGTATATTGCAGCACATCCTGAAGCAAAATTGAAATATCTCAACACAATCTTTGGATTAGAAAATTCGCGGAAAGCTGTTACAGGATATTTGAGCGGTCTGCAGGACCCTGTGATGATGGCGAAGAAAAAAGATTTTGAAAAGAAGTTTCACAATGCAACGCTTGACAGACCGGCACTCAACAAGAAGTACGGCGATCCGTGGAGCGATATTAAGCAGTATCAATCCGAGCTGACAGAGCTCTATCCGGAATTCGACGCGCTGAGGTTACGCGGACGTAACTTCCCCAAGTATTTATCATTGACAGCGGATCTTGTAAATGTAGCGAATCAGTCTAAGGATTTGATTGCAGATTCGACAAGAACTAAATTCTATCCCTCTAAATTAACGCCGGAAGTTGAGAAACGGCTGCTCGCATTCCGATTAGGTATTATGGCGCGTGCGTTAGTGGGGAAAGATAAGGCGTTTGACAAACTGATGGCGGGACGCACACCCGAACAAGCAGCAGAAGATTTAAGCGCAAATTCAATCATTGCATCGAAAGAAAAAACACAAGCGCTGCTTGCCGAAACACCGGATGCTATTCTCAAGTCAAACGATCCTTTGATAGCGTTTGTTGTTGCCGAACGAATGCACATCAATGAACTTCAAAAGGGATATAGCAACATCAATGAAAAACTTCAAGCATGTGAACAAATGCTTGGCAATGCAATGTACGAAGTCTATGGAACGCAAATTCCACCGGATGCTACATTCACGCTTCGCATTGCTGATGGCATAGTAAAACGATACGAATACAATGGCACGATCGCTCCGCCTGTAACGACGTTCTATGGATTGTACGATCGGTACTATTCGTTTGGTATGAAAGATCCATGGAAGTTGTCGGAGCGCTGGATGAATCCACCTGCAGCGTTTCATATGAATACACCGATGAACTTCGTCTCAACGAACGACATTACCGGCGGTAATTCCGGCAGCCCGTTGATCAACAAGAATTTGGAAGTGGTTGGCTTGGCGTTCGACGGTAACATCGAAAGTCTGCCGGGTGATATCATCTTTGATGACACGAAAAATAGGACTGTCTCCGTTCACTCTGCTGGATTGCTCGAAGGATTGGAGAAAATCTATAAAACTGAAAGAATTGTAAAAGAATTACGCGCAGGGAGGATTGTGCAGTAA
- a CDS encoding MBL fold metallo-hydrolase produces MNDKKHLLRFILFSLISFHSSFITTGCSSFVTRFITKSFENLPGSPDTVAAKITHPIFRNVGLSVLWVGHATCLIQIGDKIFLTDPIFTETAGMISKRRIEPGILPSSIDKLDYILISHIHFDHLSYGSLSMLPKSAVMILPVGSAEYTPEFGFSTYREMGPWTTFEADGVRITAVPVKHFNGRYGFDGGWLNHNTYTGYVIEYQGTTVFFAGDTGYDPEKFKEIGRKFAVDVAFLPIAPIEPHDFMKLVHADPEEALQIFNDVHAKIMIPIHHRTFVQGLDSSLTFAQDQMKRLITERHLEDRVLILNTGEQRILTP; encoded by the coding sequence ATGAACGATAAAAAGCATTTGCTTCGTTTCATTCTTTTTTCACTTATTTCCTTTCACAGCTCATTCATTACTACTGGCTGCAGTTCTTTTGTCACCCGATTCATTACAAAATCTTTTGAGAATCTTCCGGGTTCGCCCGACACTGTCGCCGCAAAAATAACGCATCCAATTTTTCGGAATGTTGGACTGTCGGTGTTATGGGTTGGTCATGCAACGTGTCTCATTCAAATCGGTGATAAAATATTTCTTACTGATCCGATTTTTACTGAGACGGCGGGTATGATATCCAAACGCAGAATTGAGCCGGGAATTCTGCCGTCTTCCATTGATAAACTGGATTATATTCTCATATCCCATATTCATTTTGATCATTTGAGTTATGGAAGTTTATCCATGCTGCCCAAATCTGCAGTGATGATTCTGCCTGTTGGCAGTGCGGAGTACACGCCGGAGTTTGGTTTTTCTACGTATCGTGAGATGGGCCCGTGGACAACATTCGAAGCAGATGGCGTGAGAATTACTGCTGTTCCTGTCAAACATTTTAATGGACGGTACGGATTCGATGGCGGTTGGTTGAATCATAACACGTACACCGGTTATGTGATCGAGTATCAAGGTACAACAGTTTTCTTTGCGGGCGATACAGGATATGATCCTGAAAAGTTCAAGGAGATCGGCAGAAAATTTGCCGTTGACGTTGCCTTTCTTCCCATTGCACCGATTGAACCGCACGATTTCATGAAACTTGTGCACGCCGATCCAGAAGAAGCCCTTCAAATTTTTAATGACGTGCATGCGAAAATCATGATTCCTATTCATCATCGTACGTTTGTACAAGGATTAGATTCTTCGCTGACATTCGCACAAGACCAGATGAAACGGCTTATTACTGAACGCCATTTGGAAGATCGCGTTCTTATTCTCAACACCGGTGAACAACGAATTCTCACACCTTAG
- the purN gene encoding phosphoribosylglycinamide formyltransferase, with protein sequence MNIAVFASGRGSNFQAILHAIDAGLLPARIVVLISNKFDAGAIEIARAYNISTQHLSQKMFSSEEALADAMLEILEKEHAEFIALAGYMKKIPAHVIQQYRNRIVNIHPALLPSFGGEGMYGRRVHEAVLASGVKVSGATVHLVDEEYDRGPILLQKTVTIVSDDTPDSLAAKVLKIEHEIFPLVLKAFAEGRVKIEGRKAWITS encoded by the coding sequence ATGAACATCGCGGTCTTCGCCTCAGGGCGCGGCTCAAATTTCCAAGCAATTCTTCATGCAATCGACGCTGGACTGCTTCCGGCGAGGATCGTTGTACTTATCAGCAACAAGTTCGATGCAGGCGCGATAGAGATTGCGCGCGCATATAATATTTCGACACAACATCTTTCTCAAAAAATGTTTTCGTCGGAAGAGGCGCTCGCGGATGCGATGCTGGAAATATTAGAAAAAGAACACGCAGAATTCATTGCGCTGGCCGGATATATGAAAAAAATACCAGCGCATGTGATTCAACAATATCGGAACCGGATCGTGAATATTCATCCGGCACTGCTGCCATCATTTGGCGGTGAAGGAATGTACGGTCGTCGTGTCCATGAAGCGGTACTGGCAAGCGGCGTAAAAGTCTCCGGCGCAACGGTGCATTTGGTGGACGAAGAGTATGATCGCGGCCCAATACTATTGCAAAAGACTGTCACCATCGTTTCCGATGATACACCAGATTCGCTCGCAGCAAAAGTATTAAAGATTGAACATGAGATTTTCCCGCTCGTGCTGAAAGCATTCGCTGAAGGGCGGGTAAAGATCGAAGGAAGAAAAGCTTGGATAACGTCATAG
- the purH gene encoding bifunctional phosphoribosylaminoimidazolecarboxamide formyltransferase/IMP cyclohydrolase has protein sequence MDNVIVIDPFSKSTSPESDAPLIIKRALISVSDKKGIVEFSKALREFGVEIISTGGTFTALNNAGIEVKSVSDVTGFPEILDGRVKTLHPAIHAGILAVMDNPAHREQLQKHDIEPIDLVVVNLYPFEQTIAVENVKLDEAIEQIDIGGPAMVRSSSKNFRHTAVVVNPDLYGIVIEEMREHNGALTMQTRFNLACRAFQHTSHYDSVIASYLSGLAPQKTLPDSITLSLKKEQPMRYGENPHQAAALYGTFGNHFQKLHGKELSYNNILDINAAALLCTEFNEPTVVIVKHNNPCGVATDTTLVEAYRKAFATDTKSAYGGIVCVNRPLDRAAAEAINEIFTEVIIAPEYEHGVLEFLTKKRDRRLIKQTSNLRKLWELDVRKVVGGVLVQEPDQHRIHPSDLRIVTKRQPTDEEMQALLFAWRIAKHVKSNAIVYTLGDRTLGIGAGQMSRVDSSKIAAMKAAEAGFDLHGCAVSSDAFFPFADGLLEAVKVGATAVIQPGGSVRDEEVIKAADENGVAMVFTGIRHFRH, from the coding sequence TTGGATAACGTCATAGTTATAGATCCGTTCTCAAAATCAACTTCACCGGAGAGTGACGCACCGCTCATCATTAAGCGCGCGTTGATTAGTGTATCGGATAAAAAGGGAATTGTCGAATTTTCAAAGGCACTGCGAGAATTTGGTGTAGAGATTATTTCCACGGGCGGAACATTTACCGCATTGAACAACGCCGGCATTGAAGTGAAATCAGTCTCAGATGTTACCGGCTTTCCCGAAATTCTTGATGGCCGCGTCAAAACTCTTCATCCGGCCATTCACGCAGGCATCCTTGCTGTTATGGATAATCCTGCGCATCGTGAGCAATTACAGAAGCACGACATAGAACCGATCGATCTTGTTGTTGTCAATCTTTATCCTTTTGAACAAACTATCGCTGTTGAAAATGTGAAGTTAGATGAAGCGATCGAGCAAATCGATATAGGCGGACCGGCGATGGTGCGTTCATCATCAAAGAATTTCCGGCACACCGCTGTTGTCGTCAATCCAGATCTCTATGGTATCGTCATTGAAGAAATGCGCGAGCACAACGGCGCACTCACAATGCAAACTCGATTCAATCTTGCATGCCGTGCATTTCAACACACATCACATTATGATTCAGTGATAGCTTCATATCTGAGCGGACTCGCACCGCAAAAGACTCTGCCGGATTCCATCACTCTTTCACTGAAAAAAGAACAACCCATGCGCTATGGTGAAAATCCTCATCAAGCGGCGGCGCTGTACGGAACATTCGGCAATCATTTTCAGAAACTGCACGGCAAAGAACTTTCTTACAATAATATTCTCGACATCAACGCAGCGGCATTACTCTGCACGGAGTTTAACGAGCCAACCGTTGTTATCGTCAAACATAATAATCCTTGCGGCGTCGCTACCGACACAACACTTGTTGAAGCATACCGAAAAGCCTTTGCAACAGATACAAAATCTGCATATGGTGGAATCGTCTGTGTGAATCGTCCGCTGGATAGAGCGGCTGCAGAAGCCATCAACGAAATTTTTACTGAAGTGATTATCGCACCCGAATATGAACACGGCGTGCTGGAATTTCTGACAAAGAAACGGGATCGTCGTTTGATCAAACAGACATCAAACCTGCGAAAATTGTGGGAGTTAGATGTACGAAAAGTTGTTGGCGGCGTTTTAGTACAAGAACCGGATCAGCACAGGATTCATCCAAGTGATCTACGAATCGTCACAAAACGTCAACCCACCGATGAAGAGATGCAGGCTCTGTTGTTTGCGTGGCGGATCGCAAAACACGTGAAATCGAATGCGATTGTGTACACACTGGGTGACCGAACACTCGGTATCGGCGCCGGTCAAATGTCACGTGTCGATTCCTCCAAAATTGCAGCAATGAAAGCAGCAGAAGCCGGATTTGATTTGCATGGCTGCGCAGTTTCTTCCGACGCGTTCTTCCCTTTTGCAGATGGATTGTTAGAAGCGGTGAAGGTAGGCGCAACAGCAGTCATTCAGCCAGGCGGCTCTGTGCGCGATGAAGAAGTTATCAAAGCGGCGGACGAAAATGGTGTCGCAATGGTGTTCACCGGTATTAGACATTTTAGGCATTAA
- a CDS encoding rod shape-determining protein — MFSADLAIDLGTANTVIWMKGKGIILNEPSIVAFDRNTKRIIAIGNEARAMLGRTHKDIRTIRPMKDGVIADFEIAEGMLREFIKKISAGWVPSRRIIVSVPSGITEVEKRAVRDSAEHAGAKEVHLLAEPMAAAIGIGLDVDAPVGNMVVDIGGGTTEIAVIALSGIVNEESRRVAGDEMNNAIIQFFKRNHNILIGERTAEAIKCEVGSAMPLKEEITIQVKGRDLVNGVPKTTEVSSVEIREALNEPIAQIVEGVKVTLERTPPELSADILDRGIMLTGGGALLKGLDERLRLETNLPVHVAEEPLLAVVRGTGKVMENMDKYSKVLLKGKRY; from the coding sequence ATGTTTTCTGCCGACCTTGCCATCGACCTTGGCACGGCAAACACCGTTATCTGGATGAAGGGCAAAGGAATCATCCTGAACGAACCCTCTATCGTCGCGTTCGACCGGAACACGAAGCGCATTATCGCCATCGGCAATGAAGCGCGTGCCATGCTCGGCCGTACGCATAAAGACATCCGCACCATCCGTCCTATGAAGGATGGCGTGATTGCGGATTTTGAAATCGCGGAAGGTATGCTGCGTGAATTCATAAAAAAAATAAGCGCAGGCTGGGTACCAAGCAGACGTATTATCGTGTCAGTGCCATCCGGAATTACGGAAGTGGAAAAGCGCGCTGTGCGCGATTCAGCAGAACACGCCGGCGCGAAAGAAGTTCATCTCCTTGCCGAGCCAATGGCTGCGGCAATCGGTATTGGACTTGATGTTGATGCACCGGTGGGAAATATGGTTGTCGATATCGGCGGCGGCACAACGGAAATCGCAGTCATTGCATTGTCCGGCATCGTGAACGAAGAGTCGCGGCGCGTGGCGGGTGACGAAATGAACAACGCTATCATTCAATTCTTTAAACGTAATCACAATATCCTTATTGGCGAACGGACAGCGGAAGCAATTAAGTGCGAGGTCGGTTCTGCGATGCCGTTGAAAGAAGAAATCACGATTCAAGTAAAGGGACGTGATCTCGTGAACGGTGTACCGAAGACAACGGAAGTCAGTTCTGTGGAAATTCGCGAAGCGTTGAATGAACCGATCGCTCAAATTGTCGAAGGCGTCAAGGTCACATTAGAGCGGACTCCGCCGGAACTTTCCGCCGACATTCTTGACCGCGGCATTATGCTCACCGGTGGCGGTGCATTGTTGAAGGGTCTTGACGAGCGTCTTCGACTTGAAACAAATCTTCCCGTTCACGTTGCCGAAGAGCCATTGCTCGCCGTTGTGCGCGGTACCGGTAAGGTTATGGAGAACATGGACAAATATTCCAAGGTCTTGTTGAAGGGAAAGAGATATTGA